TGTCGCCACTTGAAACGCGACTCCGACAGCCTTGTCTCCCTGGATTGCAGGCCCCCCGGAATTCCCGGGGTTGATGGCGGCGTCCACTTGGAGTACCAAATGGCTGTCTACCGAAGAGTGGGAATATTCCGATTGTTCCTTTCTGGAAACGATTCCTCGGGTGACGGAGACCTTATTCCCTCCGATCGGATATCCTACCACAATCAAAGGAGAGTTCAATTCCGGAATTCCTCCGAGTTCTAGATCCCGGGAGTCCTTATAAAACGTTCCGTCCTCCGCTTCCAAAATAGCGAGGTCACAATCGTGGGCGATGAAGAGAATCTTGACTCTATACCATTCCGTCTGGTCGTATCTTTGCACTTGGATAAATTTCGCGTTGGATACCACGTGTGCATTCGTAAGAATCCGCTTGTTTCCGATCAGGAATCCGGTTCCGGAGCCGGCCCGGACCCCGTCCGTGGTCCAAGGGGAATACGGATTGATCGCCTGGGAATAGACTTTAATCTGAACTACGGCTTTTCGGATTCCGTCGAAATCCGTTTTTTCCTCCGCGGTTGCGGGGACGGAAATGAGAAAGATAAGAATCCCTAGGGAAAGTTTTTTCAGAGCAGACATCGAGCGTCAATGGCCCTCGAATTCGCAGATGGAATAGACTTCTATTCCCAAATCCCTTTTTAGTTTGGAGGCTCCACCCAAATCGGGCAAGTCTATGATCACTCCCGCTTCCGCCACTTCGGCTCCTAGGCGTCTCAATAATCTGGCAGCGGCGAGCATGGTACCTCCCGTCGCGATCAGGTCGTCCATCAAAAGAATCCTGTCTCCCGGAGTGATGGAATCCTTATGGATCTCGATAACGTCTTTTCCGTATTCCAGATCGTATTCTTCCGTTACGGTCTCCGCGGGAAGTTTTCCTTTTTTTCGGATCGGAATGAATCCGGCGCCCAATTGAAATGCTACCGGAGCCCCGACGATAAAACCCCTTGCTTCGATTCCGGCCACTTTCGTGATTCCTTTACCGGTATACCGGTCCACAAACGTACCGATCGTAAGCGCCAAGCCTTCCGGATCGAGTAACAAAGAGGTAATGTCTCGAAAAAGGATACCCTTCTTCGGATAATCTGGAATGGTTCGGATTTTTGATTTAACGACGGACATAGGCTCGAAGTCCTATTCCAATCTTCGGAAGCGCGGGAACAATTCTTTTTTGGAAGCCGCCCTGATTTAAGAGCGGCTCCCATTCGGTTTTAATACGCTTTTGCCCGTAAGGCGGCGATCCTTTCGTCTAGAGGAGGATGGGTGGCAAATAGAGAAGCCAGTCCTCCTGCTCGGTTCGAGATCTTAAGAGTGGCGATGGATTCTCCTCTTTGGTCCACCGGATCCATAGTAAATCCGGCTTTCAATCGTTCCAATGCCGCGATCATATTGCTCCGTCCCGCCAATCTCGCTCCGCCGGCATCGGCTCTATATTCTCTGGCTCTTGAAACGTAGGCGACCACGATGGAACCGAGTAGGCCGAAGACCATGACCAGAACTTGCTGGATCATAAAGCGCATAAAATAGCCTCCACCTCCGTCTCTTTCGTCGTTCCGACTCAATTGAGAGGCGATAAGAGTACTTACGATCCATGCGAAGAAGAACACGAAAGAATTCACCACACCTTGTACCAAGGTCATGGTTACCATATCGCCGTTGGCGACGTGGGACAATTCGTGACCGAGTACTCCGTCGATTTCTCCGCTATCCATTCCGTTCAATAGTCCGGTGGAAACGCAGACCAAGGCACTGGATCTACCGGGACCCGTCGCGAACGCGTTGACTTCCGGAGATTGGTAATATCCTACTTCCGGCATGGGAAGTCCTGCGGCGTCGGCCAATCTTTTGACTCTGGCGACTAGGTCTCTCTGCCATCCTGAGGCCGTGTTCGGATCTATGATCTCCACTCCCATCGCCATCTTGGCGGTGAATTTGGAAATCATCAGGGAAATAAAAGCTCCTCCCATCCCCCAAACCGTGCAGAATAGAAGCAATCCCCCGTACGAAATCCCGGATTTCTCCAAGTAGCCGGCGAGGCCGGTGATCCTGATCAAAAATGCGATCGTAAAGACGACGGCCAGGTTTGTAATCGCAAACAATCCGATTCTACGAATCATCCACATAGGTGAGTTTTTCTCCTTATCTATAGAAACATTCGGGATCCAAAGTTCCCTCGGGTGTTCCTTCCCGGTTTCATATTAGACTGTTCTCGGTTCCTTTCTCAGAAAAGAAGCTAACAGAAAAAGCGCTGCCAGAAGCAGATACCCCTTAGCAAACGGGCCGAAATTCGGTTCGAAAGGCGTCAAAATCGCGTTTCCGCGCAGGGAATAAGCGTGGATAAATCCGGTCGCCGAAAGCAATACTCCGGTCAAGCTGGCAAGGATCGCCTTTTTAAAATCCCGATCGATGACGAAGGTAGCGATTGCAGCCCATACCATAGAAGAGAGTAAGAAACCTTGGGAAAGGCTTAAGAGGCCTTCCAACGGGTACGGAAAAATCGGTTGGTTGGGAGGAACGAGAGAAAGCCAGAGATTCTGGGTTTGGGAAGCGGCAGCCGTTCCTTCGATGGCCTTCGTTAAAATCGGGTCTACGTAATTGAACGTACTTTGGATCAACAGCACTCCCCAGCCGGCGAGAGCGGGGAGGAGTCCGATCACTACGGCCGGAGCATGTCTAGTCGGTGTGGCTTCGAAGGCCTGGGAGCCGATGACGATTCCGATCCAGAGTACGATTGCCATGCCCGCCTCGATCGGAATCAATTTGGAAAGAAAGCCCATCAATCCGAAGAAGGCGGCCAAGGTCATAAAGATTCCGTTCAGAGTCGAATAACCCGCCCTAGCGCCCAATGCTTTCCAACCCGGATGACCGATGTAAATCGTAGTCGGAAAAGGGGATCCGAAAAAGGCTCCGGCCACGGTTCCGAGTCCGTTCACCAATAAGGAATTTCTGGTATTGAATTTGTCCCCGGCGGCTTCTGCGGATTCTATGTTCTGCAAGGAACCGATTACGTTGAAAATTCCCATAGGAAGGATCACGGAAAGATATTCCCGAATGTCCGCTCCCGAAAATAAGGAAAAGATTTCTCCGGCACTCCATACGGGAAGGTACAATCCGACTCGGAAGGAAGACTGGAGTGCATCCGCATCCATGATCGCTTTTCCGGAAAAATAAGGAGAATACCAAGCGAGCAAGGTTCCGGCGATCACCGAAATCAACCCCCCCGGAATTTTAAAGGGGAATACGACTCTTCCGAAGTATTGCAACAATATGATCCCGAAGGGAACGAATGCGACCAGCGGATTCTGAAACGTACGGATCAGAAAATCCATAGAGATAAACGTGAGCGCGATTCCGGCGAGAGCGGAAAGAAGGGCGGCTCTGGGAGTCGCCTTGCGCACTCTCTCCGCTACAAAGGCCCCCGACATTTCGATCAATCCGGAGAGAAAACTGGCCAGCAATCCCATTGCCCAAGCGGCCTTGTAACTTCCCGTCTTCAAGTAAACGGGGAACATGACGAAGAATACGAAGGCGAACAAAGAAACCGTATTGATCCCGTAGGGAAGTGCGGTAACGTCGCTTCTCCCTTCCGATTTGGCCAGTTGCCTGGCCTGCCAAGCATAGAATACATTCCCCAACAAAAGGGACACGGCAGCGCCGGGAATCACAACACGGAAGACGAACTCTTGGGGCATTCCGCAGGGACCCATGCAAAGAGTGACTAAAACGAGAATTTGGATTAGGTTATCGATCATCAAGCCGAAGAAACCGTCCAGATCCCCCGGCACGAACCAATTGTGTTTGCTCATTTTTTGTTCTTACTCCCGAAATCCACTTCGATGACGTTGTCTTTGCGTTTTTTCCCTTTCGATTTCGATTCGTTCCCCTCTTCTTGCGGAAGTTCCGAAGAGGGTGTTCCGGAATTTTGCTCGTCTTCTGCGGAACGACGATCTTCCAATTTCCCCAAAAAGATTCTCATTTGAGAGACGGTTTGTTGGGATTTGTCGAAGTAACGGAATACGCTATCCCAAGGGATAAAAACCTCTTCCCAAGTGTACCCGAATTGGAGTTCCGCATAAACCCAATCCTGCTCGATTCGGATGTCCCGAGTGGCTCTAGGTCCGATGACCAATATGATCCCGGATTCCGGTTCGTCTCCGATCAATCCACGTTTGCCTATCTTCAGATCTGGGTGAGGCATCGCGTGCAAGTAGAACGTCCCGAATCTCTCCCAATAGAGGGAGAAGAGCTGTTTTTTGAACTCGCGGAGGACCGTGCTATCTTCTGGGTTATGATCCATTCTTTCCTATGATCCTGGCTTCCTCTTCCGTGATATAATCCTTATGAATCTTATATTCCGGTACGAGCTCCTTGAATCTCAAAAAGATTTCCTTTTCCTGGTTGGAGCGTGCGGCATTCAATAGGGCTTGGAAACGTGCTTGGAAGCTGCTAATATCATTGTCTTCCAAGGGCGCTGCAATCCTGATTTTCGGGTGGTGGGTTTTTTTGATGCCTTCTAGATCTAACAGCAGTTCTTCGAACAATTTTTCCCCAGGTCTCAAACCCGTGAATTCGATCGGAATATCTATGTAAGGACGAAGTCCGGAAAGTCGGATCATCTCCTCCGCTAGACTGAGGATTCGAACGGGTTCTCCCATTTCCAGAAGGAAAATTTCTCCTCGTTCTCCCATGGATCCCGCCTGGAGGACCAACTGCGTCGCTTCCGGAATCGTCATAAAATAACGTATGACTTCCGGATGAGTCACCGTGACCGGTCCGCCGTTTTGGATCTGTTCTCGGAACCTAGGAATCACCGATCCGTTCGAGCCCAACACGTTTCCGAATCGGACCGTGATGAATTTCGTACGGGTTTCTCG
The DNA window shown above is from Leptospira fletcheri and carries:
- a CDS encoding adenine phosphoribosyltransferase, whose product is MSVVKSKIRTIPDYPKKGILFRDITSLLLDPEGLALTIGTFVDRYTGKGITKVAGIEARGFIVGAPVAFQLGAGFIPIRKKGKLPAETVTEEYDLEYGKDVIEIHKDSITPGDRILLMDDLIATGGTMLAAARLLRRLGAEVAEAGVIIDLPDLGGASKLKRDLGIEVYSICEFEGH
- a CDS encoding NCS2 family permease, giving the protein MSKHNWFVPGDLDGFFGLMIDNLIQILVLVTLCMGPCGMPQEFVFRVVIPGAAVSLLLGNVFYAWQARQLAKSEGRSDVTALPYGINTVSLFAFVFFVMFPVYLKTGSYKAAWAMGLLASFLSGLIEMSGAFVAERVRKATPRAALLSALAGIALTFISMDFLIRTFQNPLVAFVPFGIILLQYFGRVVFPFKIPGGLISVIAGTLLAWYSPYFSGKAIMDADALQSSFRVGLYLPVWSAGEIFSLFSGADIREYLSVILPMGIFNVIGSLQNIESAEAAGDKFNTRNSLLVNGLGTVAGAFFGSPFPTTIYIGHPGWKALGARAGYSTLNGIFMTLAAFFGLMGFLSKLIPIEAGMAIVLWIGIVIGSQAFEATPTRHAPAVVIGLLPALAGWGVLLIQSTFNYVDPILTKAIEGTAAASQTQNLWLSLVPPNQPIFPYPLEGLLSLSQGFLLSSMVWAAIATFVIDRDFKKAILASLTGVLLSATGFIHAYSLRGNAILTPFEPNFGPFAKGYLLLAALFLLASFLRKEPRTV
- the htpX gene encoding protease HtpX, with amino-acid sequence MWMIRRIGLFAITNLAVVFTIAFLIRITGLAGYLEKSGISYGGLLLFCTVWGMGGAFISLMISKFTAKMAMGVEIIDPNTASGWQRDLVARVKRLADAAGLPMPEVGYYQSPEVNAFATGPGRSSALVCVSTGLLNGMDSGEIDGVLGHELSHVANGDMVTMTLVQGVVNSFVFFFAWIVSTLIASQLSRNDERDGGGGYFMRFMIQQVLVMVFGLLGSIVVAYVSRAREYRADAGGARLAGRSNMIAALERLKAGFTMDPVDQRGESIATLKISNRAGGLASLFATHPPLDERIAALRAKAY
- a CDS encoding ClpXP protease specificity-enhancing factor SspB, yielding MDHNPEDSTVLREFKKQLFSLYWERFGTFYLHAMPHPDLKIGKRGLIGDEPESGIILVIGPRATRDIRIEQDWVYAELQFGYTWEEVFIPWDSVFRYFDKSQQTVSQMRIFLGKLEDRRSAEDEQNSGTPSSELPQEEGNESKSKGKKRKDNVIEVDFGSKNKK